Proteins found in one Trichocoleus desertorum ATA4-8-CV12 genomic segment:
- a CDS encoding PhoX family phosphatase, whose amino-acid sequence MIHDNGSSNKSGNRSFEDVLRVRMSRRNVLGHGAALSATGFLAALAGNKLLAQGVKAATAQGGSGAMSPGSSTAIAQSQAGSLINFSFVRPTDAVGPTPSISSDYQYDVLIPWGTPLQPGGSTYEGDPNTRPTAAQQTQQVGIGHDGMWLFPIGNGNDRGMLAINHEFGTNQHVLGKEVPESLEDVRLSQHAHGVSVLEIRKVNGRWQNVGSPNARRIHVNTPVTFSGPAAKSRLLRTRAGNPTLGTVNNCANGKTPWGTYLTCEENFNGYFGATGAWTPTAAQARYGFSAGGAGYGWHLFDPRFDLSNSSYTNEENRFGWVVEIDPMDASQTPVKRTALGRIKHENAELVVGQGGRVVVYMGDDERFDYIYKFVSDSNWRSLRARNISPLDQGKLYVAKFNDNGTGNWLELSINNPALKAKFADQAEILTYTRIAADTLGATPMDRPEWIATAPNGDVYCTLTNNTRRTEATPPNPLAPNPFGHIIKWRDSNNHVGTTFTWDIFVLAKDTHSIEKSAFGSPDGLWADPDGRLFIETDGDQPEINGVKLNDQMLVADTNTGEIRRIFAGVTGCEVTGITVTPDRRTMFVNLQHPGDGDPSLTNFPAPPRSGKIPRDATVVITRKNGGIIGS is encoded by the coding sequence GTGATTCACGATAATGGAAGTAGCAACAAATCGGGCAATCGTTCCTTTGAGGATGTGCTGCGAGTCAGAATGTCTCGACGTAACGTTTTGGGGCATGGAGCGGCGCTGTCAGCTACTGGCTTTTTAGCAGCACTGGCTGGCAACAAGCTTCTAGCTCAAGGGGTTAAAGCGGCTACCGCCCAAGGTGGGAGTGGTGCTATGTCTCCAGGCTCCAGTACTGCGATCGCCCAGAGTCAGGCTGGCAGCTTGATCAACTTTTCCTTTGTCCGCCCTACCGATGCTGTAGGCCCCACACCTAGCATTTCATCCGATTACCAGTATGATGTACTGATCCCTTGGGGCACTCCACTTCAACCCGGTGGCTCCACCTACGAGGGCGACCCCAATACTCGTCCCACTGCTGCCCAACAAACTCAACAGGTGGGAATTGGTCATGACGGCATGTGGCTCTTTCCAATTGGTAACGGAAATGATCGCGGCATGCTGGCGATTAACCACGAGTTCGGTACTAATCAGCATGTATTGGGCAAAGAAGTACCAGAGAGCCTGGAAGATGTGCGGCTCTCTCAACATGCTCATGGTGTTTCAGTCCTTGAGATTAGAAAGGTGAATGGTAGGTGGCAGAATGTTGGCAGCCCCAATGCTCGTCGCATTCATGTCAACACACCCGTCACCTTTAGCGGGCCAGCAGCCAAAAGCAGACTGCTAAGAACCCGTGCGGGGAATCCGACCTTGGGGACAGTCAACAACTGTGCCAACGGTAAAACCCCGTGGGGAACTTACCTCACCTGTGAGGAAAACTTTAACGGTTACTTTGGTGCTACTGGAGCTTGGACACCCACCGCAGCTCAAGCCCGCTACGGCTTCAGTGCAGGTGGCGCTGGCTATGGCTGGCACTTGTTCGATCCTCGCTTCGATCTCTCAAATTCCAGCTATACCAACGAAGAAAACCGCTTTGGTTGGGTGGTCGAAATCGATCCGATGGATGCTTCTCAAACCCCTGTAAAGCGTACTGCACTCGGTCGCATTAAACACGAAAATGCAGAACTCGTAGTTGGACAAGGCGGTCGGGTCGTGGTTTATATGGGTGATGACGAGCGCTTTGACTACATCTACAAGTTTGTTTCAGATAGCAACTGGCGATCGCTGCGAGCACGTAACATTAGCCCCTTGGATCAAGGTAAGCTCTACGTCGCTAAATTTAATGACAACGGCACAGGCAACTGGCTCGAACTCAGCATCAATAACCCTGCCCTCAAGGCTAAGTTTGCTGACCAAGCTGAGATTCTGACTTACACCCGCATCGCGGCTGACACGCTGGGTGCCACACCTATGGATCGTCCAGAATGGATTGCGACTGCTCCGAATGGGGATGTTTATTGCACCCTCACTAACAACACCCGACGCACAGAAGCGACCCCTCCTAACCCCCTGGCACCCAACCCTTTTGGTCACATCATCAAGTGGCGTGACAGCAACAACCACGTTGGCACTACCTTTACTTGGGACATTTTTGTTCTGGCTAAAGACACACACTCGATCGAGAAAAGTGCCTTTGGTAGCCCGGATGGTCTTTGGGCCGATCCGGACGGACGGCTGTTTATTGAAACTGATGGAGATCAGCCAGAAATCAATGGCGTCAAGCTGAATGACCAGATGCTCGTCGCGGATACAAATACAGGTGAGATCCGCCGGATCTTTGCAGGTGTAACGGGTTGTGAGGTCACGGGCATTACAGTAACGCCCGATCGCCGCACGATGTTCGTTAACCTCCAGCATCCAGGCGACGGCGACCCCAGCCTAACTAATTTCCCAGCACCCCCAAGAAGCGGCAAAATCCCTCGCGACGCAACCGTTGTGATTACCCGAAAAAACGGCGGCATTATTGGTTCCTAG
- a CDS encoding PEP-CTERM sorting domain-containing protein (PEP-CTERM proteins occur, often in large numbers, in the proteomes of bacteria that also encode an exosortase, a predicted intramembrane cysteine proteinase. The presence of a PEP-CTERM domain at a protein's C-terminus predicts cleavage within the sorting domain, followed by covalent anchoring to some some component of the (usually Gram-negative) cell surface. Many PEP-CTERM proteins exhibit an unusual sequence composition that includes large numbers of potential glycosylation sites. Expression of one such protein has been shown restore the ability of a bacterium to form floc, a type of biofilm.), which translates to MKRFFLAIGLGLGLASLAAPASAATFAWDIEYSGWWEGSENASISGTIVADEKDAEDGIVSSNELKSWLWSWSGDDVVPAFSFSSKEPGAIADFDSSFYVDGRLNQPGLLDGLDQGTFTSGSGNEFLDLEYLFAISFADNVESFSPGNLDSTIGTVTVSDPVLVPEPTAVLSLFALVGLGAATLKRQKREA; encoded by the coding sequence ATGAAACGCTTTTTTCTGGCTATCGGTTTGGGTTTAGGGTTGGCATCACTCGCTGCCCCTGCTAGTGCTGCAACATTTGCTTGGGATATTGAATATAGCGGCTGGTGGGAAGGAAGTGAGAACGCTTCCATTTCAGGGACGATTGTGGCTGATGAGAAGGATGCTGAAGACGGAATCGTTTCTAGTAATGAATTGAAATCCTGGCTCTGGAGCTGGAGCGGTGATGATGTGGTGCCTGCATTCTCTTTTTCTTCTAAAGAGCCAGGCGCGATCGCAGATTTTGACTCCAGTTTTTATGTAGATGGCAGATTGAATCAGCCTGGTCTTCTAGATGGGCTTGACCAGGGAACATTCACCTCTGGCTCTGGTAATGAATTTCTAGATTTAGAGTACTTATTTGCAATCTCTTTTGCTGACAACGTTGAATCTTTCTCACCTGGAAATCTCGATTCAACGATTGGAACTGTCACTGTTTCAGACCCCGTTCTCGTTCCTGAGCCTACCGCCGTCTTAAGTTTGTTTGCCCTAGTTGGTCTAGGTGCTGCTACCCTCAAGCGTCAGAAGCGAGAAGCTTAA
- a CDS encoding tautomerase family protein encodes MSQVKIYGLRVQLDPIKQKLSDIIHSCVMDALQYPADKRAHRFFPLDANDFFYPSGRTERYTIIEFSMFEGRSAEAKKQLIRLLFERVQSLGITTQDLEITIFETPKHNWGFRGLPGDEHQLNYKVEV; translated from the coding sequence ATGTCACAAGTCAAAATTTATGGTCTGAGAGTGCAGCTTGACCCGATCAAACAAAAACTCTCCGATATCATCCATTCCTGTGTGATGGATGCGCTCCAATACCCTGCTGATAAACGGGCACACCGATTTTTCCCACTTGATGCCAATGACTTTTTCTACCCTAGTGGGCGCACAGAACGATACACCATTATCGAGTTCAGTATGTTTGAGGGACGTAGTGCTGAAGCTAAAAAGCAGTTGATTCGGTTATTGTTTGAACGGGTTCAATCCCTTGGGATCACAACGCAAGACTTGGAGATTACAATATTTGAAACGCCGAAGCATAATTGGGGATTTCGGGGTTTACCGGGTGATGAGCACCAACTCAACTACAAAGTCGAAGTATAA
- a CDS encoding IPT/TIG domain-containing protein codes for MTNSDRPFISNESLSNEPSALPNDEWQLSELIQIITAELDQAQDTLILKSQNRRLSMMVNQLNLDLQVDVRRDPAGHLMFRTAPPGQTGATVLKLGFTPALDTQVQETRKSIDLETNEYRTLETLPDIQSSEIQKLKTVGIHSVNDLEMVTLTPAMLTEISSKSGLDEARLRLWRQLPFITQIKPESGAPGSIVVIDGGNLGGTDSVEVYFQDQAAKVSDRTSTRLTVEMPRNVIGSGLVFAKIANQKINSLPWRADVWDLYVKDIVLESSLPLIQGQEATFRAVLSNQGTVDATNFNVSWQLFQVRVRRWPLPSPKTETMLRFEDEGDEIQESMQAIQQVVYAHAALRSQQQSTDNSISFKYKFDQPGVYRIRFTADPENKISDLLPTNNSFIREFVVNRLPPPPAPPPPPAPVFNPSPNQFSPKSGRAGDNVTLVGNYLNVGEVSVRFGATNATIVGTPTATQIVVKAPSISSGNWPITVQTGGGTVTTTDSFTVAATSYYGSGGAIGSSLL; via the coding sequence GTGACCAATAGCGACCGCCCCTTCATCTCCAATGAGTCTCTCTCCAACGAACCATCAGCGCTGCCCAATGATGAGTGGCAGTTGTCGGAGTTAATTCAAATCATTACGGCAGAGTTGGATCAAGCCCAAGATACTTTGATCCTCAAGTCGCAAAATCGGCGGCTGTCAATGATGGTGAACCAGTTAAACCTAGATCTCCAAGTGGATGTGCGCCGTGACCCCGCAGGGCATCTCATGTTTCGCACTGCTCCGCCTGGACAAACTGGGGCTACCGTGCTCAAACTAGGTTTCACGCCAGCATTGGATACGCAAGTCCAAGAAACTCGCAAGTCTATTGACCTAGAAACTAACGAATATCGAACGTTAGAAACCTTACCGGATATTCAGAGTTCAGAGATTCAAAAGTTAAAAACGGTTGGCATCCATTCTGTAAATGACTTGGAAATGGTAACGCTAACACCTGCCATGCTGACAGAGATCTCATCTAAGAGTGGGCTAGACGAAGCGCGGCTGCGGCTGTGGCGACAGTTACCGTTTATCACCCAAATTAAACCAGAGAGTGGGGCTCCAGGTAGTATTGTGGTGATTGACGGCGGCAATCTGGGTGGTACTGACTCAGTAGAAGTTTACTTTCAAGACCAAGCAGCCAAGGTGAGCGATCGCACCAGTACCCGTCTCACGGTGGAGATGCCCAGAAATGTCATTGGCAGTGGCTTAGTATTTGCCAAAATCGCGAATCAGAAAATCAATTCTCTGCCTTGGCGAGCAGATGTCTGGGATCTCTATGTGAAAGATATTGTTTTAGAGTCATCCCTACCGCTGATCCAGGGGCAGGAAGCGACGTTTCGGGCAGTTTTGAGTAATCAAGGAACCGTCGATGCTACTAACTTCAATGTGAGTTGGCAGCTCTTTCAGGTGAGGGTGCGGAGGTGGCCGCTACCCAGTCCTAAGACTGAAACCATGCTCAGGTTTGAGGACGAGGGAGACGAAATTCAGGAATCAATGCAGGCGATCCAACAAGTCGTCTACGCTCATGCAGCACTGCGATCGCAGCAGCAATCAACCGATAACTCAATCAGCTTTAAATACAAGTTTGATCAACCTGGGGTTTACAGAATTCGTTTCACAGCAGATCCAGAGAACAAAATCTCTGATCTATTGCCAACCAATAACAGCTTCATTCGCGAGTTTGTGGTCAATCGTTTGCCCCCACCTCCTGCCCCGCCTCCGCCCCCTGCTCCTGTTTTCAACCCGTCGCCCAATCAGTTCTCGCCGAAGTCAGGCAGAGCGGGAGATAATGTGACGTTGGTGGGCAACTACTTGAATGTTGGCGAAGTTTCGGTTCGGTTTGGGGCTACCAACGCCACGATTGTGGGCACACCTACGGCAACGCAAATTGTTGTCAAAGCGCCTTCCATTTCGTCAGGCAACTGGCCTATCACGGTTCAAACTGGAGGCGGTACTGTCACGACCACAGATTCATTTACCGTCGCTGCAACCAGTTACTACGGCTCTGGAGGCGCGATCGGGAGCAGTCTTTTATGA
- a CDS encoding methyltransferase domain-containing protein, protein MVSVKEVEYWEQRYHEGTDRWDLGQAAPAFVTLLSSPSAPKPGRVAVLGCGRGYDALLFAAHGFDVVGFDFAPAAIAAATALAQASQSPAQFLQRDIFDLAAEFPGEFDYVIEHTCFCAIAPEQRPTYVQLVHTLLKPQGQLLALFFTHHRPGGPPFGITPTEIRQYFEPRFDLLGLKPVTNSVPERQGEEHLGYFQPQA, encoded by the coding sequence ATGGTGTCAGTCAAAGAAGTAGAATATTGGGAACAACGGTATCACGAAGGCACAGACCGCTGGGATCTGGGGCAAGCTGCACCAGCGTTTGTCACCCTTCTCAGTTCGCCAAGTGCCCCTAAACCCGGTCGAGTTGCGGTTCTGGGCTGCGGTCGTGGTTATGACGCGCTTTTATTTGCAGCACATGGTTTTGACGTAGTGGGGTTCGACTTTGCCCCTGCCGCGATCGCCGCCGCTACCGCGCTAGCCCAAGCCAGCCAAAGCCCAGCTCAATTCCTCCAGCGCGATATTTTTGATTTAGCTGCTGAATTTCCGGGCGAGTTTGACTACGTAATTGAGCATACCTGCTTCTGCGCGATCGCCCCAGAGCAGCGACCTACCTACGTGCAACTCGTCCACACCCTGCTTAAACCCCAAGGTCAACTGCTAGCCCTTTTCTTCACTCACCACCGTCCGGGTGGCCCTCCCTTTGGCATTACACCCACCGAAATTCGGCAGTACTTCGAACCCCGGTTTGATCTTCTAGGGCTAAAACCAGTGACCAATTCTGTTCCAGAGCGGCAAGGAGAGGAGCACCTAGGCTACTTTCAACCTCAAGCTTAG
- a CDS encoding DUF4346 domain-containing protein: MSQLVEAVTALDHKLSNRYIELDPGGYFIIYIDREANQICAKHYTNVINERGLAVDPETGEVIPVRGKIERTHTKIYSGRSAKELCIQIFESEAANPITRLDHAAYLGREFVRAEIAMLSGQEYIQD, translated from the coding sequence ATGAGTCAACTTGTTGAAGCGGTTACTGCGCTCGATCACAAACTATCCAACCGCTACATCGAACTCGATCCAGGCGGCTACTTCATCATCTATATCGATCGCGAGGCCAACCAAATTTGCGCCAAGCACTACACCAACGTCATCAACGAGCGCGGTCTTGCCGTTGACCCAGAAACAGGCGAAGTGATTCCGGTTCGGGGAAAAATCGAGCGAACCCATACCAAAATTTACAGCGGCAGAAGTGCCAAAGAACTTTGCATCCAAATCTTTGAGTCCGAAGCAGCCAACCCCATCACCAGACTCGATCATGCCGCCTATCTAGGCCGAGAATTCGTCCGAGCCGAAATTGCGATGCTCTCAGGCCAGGAATACATTCAGGATTAG